The Arthrobacter burdickii genomic interval AGCGCGCTCCCCGCGACTGACGCCTGCCACTGGTGCCCAGTGGTCCGAGAAGCACCACCGAGAAGCACCACCGAGAGGAGATCCGCGAGTGGCAGGCAGGAAAGCGAAGCCCGAGGAAGAATCGCCCGTCGCCCTGAAGCGCCGGGCTCGGAAGATCGGCCGGGTCCTCGGCGAGACGTACCCGTACGCGGTGGCCGAGCTCGACTTCGGCAACGCCTTCGAGCTCCTGGTGGCAACAGTGCTCTCCGCGCAGACCACCGACGTCCGGGTCAATCTCACCACCCCTGCGCTGTTCGAGCGGTACCCCGACGCCCGTGCGATGTCCGAGGCCCAGGAACTCGAGCTGCAGGAGATCATCCGCCCCACGGGGTTCTACCGCGCAAAGGCCAACAGCCTCCTCGCACTCTCCCGGCGCCTGGTCGACGAGTTCGACGGCGAGGTCCCGGGAAGGCTCGAAGACCTGGTGACCCTTCCCGGTGTCGGGCGGAAGACCGCGAACGTCGTCCTGGGCAATGCCTTCGGCGTTCCGGGCATCACCGTGGACACCCACTTCGGGCGACTGTCCCGACGGTTCCGCTGGACGGCGTCGGAGGATCCCGTCACGGTGGAACGCGAGGTCGGTGCCCTGTTCGAGCGCAAGGACTGGACCATGCTCTCGCACCAGGTCATCTTCCACGGGCGTCGGATCTGCCATGCCAAGAAGCCCGCGTGCGGGGTGTGCCCCGTCGCCGCGCTGTGTCCGTCCTTCGGTGAGGGTGAGGTGGATCCGATGAAGGCGGCGAAGCTGCTGAAGTACGAGCTGGCACCCGGCCGCGAGGAACTGGTGGAGCTGATGCGAGCCGGGCGGACCCGCGCGGAGCTTCGCGAGGCCGGGTATGGTCTGGGTGCCTAGCCTCCGGCCCACCCCGGCCAGGCCCGTCCCCGCCCGGGGCACGTC includes:
- the nth gene encoding endonuclease III, coding for MAGRKAKPEEESPVALKRRARKIGRVLGETYPYAVAELDFGNAFELLVATVLSAQTTDVRVNLTTPALFERYPDARAMSEAQELELQEIIRPTGFYRAKANSLLALSRRLVDEFDGEVPGRLEDLVTLPGVGRKTANVVLGNAFGVPGITVDTHFGRLSRRFRWTASEDPVTVEREVGALFERKDWTMLSHQVIFHGRRICHAKKPACGVCPVAALCPSFGEGEVDPMKAAKLLKYELAPGREELVELMRAGRTRAELREAGYGLGA